The following coding sequences lie in one Hippopotamus amphibius kiboko isolate mHipAmp2 chromosome 7, mHipAmp2.hap2, whole genome shotgun sequence genomic window:
- the LOC130856787 gene encoding uncharacterized protein LOC130856787 — translation MTALRHKGRSLEVRPGRHRPVQAEYPGPVAVPRDVHRGPPGSPPLPPRRGEAKRRPRPYGRRAGVQPAGAQGRPMVLQLTPGLCPACSGLGMWRPVWPLSLYHQLVLRDRGCSWRGCGLLAWGTQPSGLQSAMRKPRPSWLVVPPQPWNKSPVRCGWPCSLSAAPTSWILAIWDPQDGQPRCPQLRPRLPQAPSHVPAPSLCQALASSCCPDTTSPCGSSVALAGCPARQRCCWRPPGAAPKEPARGRTATLPSPGAGRNPAGRPAPEEKAQ, via the exons ATGACTGCCCTGCGCCACAAAGGCAGGTCCCTGGAGGTCCGCCCTGGGAGGCACCGGCCAGTCCAGGCTGAGTACCCCGGGCCGGTGGCCGTGCCGAGGGACGTCCACAGGGGACCTCCGGGgagcccccccctccccccccgccgcggTGAAGCCAAG CGTCGGCCTAGGCCTTATGGGCGACGTGCGGGTGTGCAGCCCGCTGGGGCACAGGGCCGGCCCATGGTCCTCCAGctcacacctgggttgtgccctGCGTGCTCTGGCCTTGGCATGTGGAGACCGGTCTGGCCGCTGTCACTGTACCACCAGCTGGTGCTGCGGGATCGCGGCTGCAGCTGGCGCGGTTGCGGGCTGTTGGCTTGGGGCACCCAGCCATCAGGGCTGCAGTCCGCCATGCGGAAGCCGAGGCCCTCCTGGTTGGTGGTGCCGCCGCAGCCTTGGAACAAGTCCCCTGTGAGGTGCGGGTGGCCCTGCAGCCTCTCCGCGGCACCCACGTCATGGATCCTGGCCATCTGGGACCCCCAGG ACGGGCAGCCACGGTGCCCTCAGCTCAGGCCGCGCCTGCCTCAGGCCCCTTCCCACGTGCCGGCCCCCAGCCTCTGCCAGGCCCTCGCGTCCTCCTGCTGCCCCGACACCACCTCTCCCTGTGGCTCCAGCGTGGCGCTCGCTGGCTGCCCTGCGAG GCAGCGCTGCTGCTGGCGCCCACCCGGGGCCGCCCCCAAGGAGCCCGCGAGGGGCCGCACGGCCACGCTGCCCTCCCCGGGCGCTGGCCGGAACCCCGCAGGACGCCCTGCCCCTGAAGAGAAGGCACAGTGA
- the TRABD gene encoding traB domain-containing protein isoform X3, whose amino-acid sequence MKLKRRRERPDLPRTVTELVAEDGSRVYVVGTAHFSDDSRKDVVKTIREVQPDVVVVELCQYRVSMLKMDEPTLLREAKEISLEKLQQAVRQNGVMSGLMQMLLLKVSAHITEQLGMAPGGEFREAFKEASKVPFCKFHLGDRPIPVTFKRAIAALSFWQKVKLAWGLCFLSDPISKDDVERCKQKDLLEQMMAEMVGEFPDLHRTIVSERDVYLTYMLRQAARRLELPRASDAEPRKCVPSVVVGVVGMGHVPGIEKNWTTDLNIQEIMTVPPPSISGRVSRLAVKAAFLGLLGYGLYWMGRRATSLVLSLPAAQHCLQRASGAWPHK is encoded by the exons ATGAAGCTGAAGAGGCGGCGAGAGCGGCCCGACCTGCCGCGCACGGTGACCGAGCTGGTGGCCGAGGACGGGAGCCGGGTGTACGTGGTGGGCACGGCCCACTTCAGCGACGACAGCAGGAAGGACGTGGTGAAG ACCATCCGGGAGGTGCAGCCCgacgtggtggtggtggagctctGCCAGTACCGCGTGTCCATGCTGAAGATGGACGAGCCCACGCTACTGCGTGAGGCCAAGGAGATCAGCCTGGAGAAGCTGCAGCAGGCCGTCAGGCAG aaCGGGGTCATGTCGGGACTGATGCAGATGCTGCTACTGAAGGTGTCGGCCCACATCACCGAGCAGCTGGGCATGGCCCCTGGCGGCGAGTTCAGGGAGGCCTTCAAAGAG GCCAGCAAGGTGCCTTTCTGCAAGTTCCACCTGGGTGACCGGCCCATCCCCGTCACCTTCAAGAGGGCCATCGCCGCCCTCTCCTTCTGGCAGAAGGTCAAGCTGGCCTGGGGTCTGTGTTTCCTGTCGGACCCGATCAG CAAGGATGACGTGGAGCGCTGCAAGCAGAAGGACCTGCTGGAGCAGATGATGGCCGAGATGGTCGGCGAGTTCCCCGACCTGCACCGCACCATCGTGTCTGAGCGCGACGTCTACCTGACCTACATGCTGAGGCAGGCGGCCCGGCGCCTGGAGCTGCCGCGCGCCTCTGATG ctgagcccaggaagTGCGTCCCCTCCGTGGTGGTGGGTGTGGTGGGCATGGGCCACGTCCCCGGCATCGAGAAGAACTGGACCACGGACCTCAACATCCAGGAGATCATGAC cGTCCCCCCGCCGTCCATCTCCGGCAGAGTGTCCCGCCTGGCCGTGAAGGCCGCCTTCTTGGGCCTGCTGGGTTACGGCCTGTACTGGATGGGGCGCCGCGCCACCAGCCTGGTCCTGTCCCTGCCCGCCGCCCAGCACTGCCTGCAGAGGGCCTCCGGGGCCTGGCCTCACAAGTAG
- the TRABD gene encoding traB domain-containing protein isoform X2, translating to MEGRQEPPPGEADAEPVVTSGGAEVVPRALPGEPQDLSDVDAFNLLLEMKLKRRRERPDLPRTVTELVAEDGSRVYVVGTAHFSDDSRKDVVKTIREVQPDVVVVELCQYRVSMLKMDEPTLLREAKEISLEKLQQAVRQNGVMSGLMQMLLLKVSAHITEQLGMAPGGEFREAFKEASKVPFCKFHLGDRPIPVTFKRAIAALSFWQKVKLAWGLCFLSDPISKDDVERCKQKDLLEQMMAEMVGEFPDLHRTIVSERDVYLTYMLRQAARRLELPRASDAEPRKCVPSVVVGVVGMGHVPGIEKNWTTDLNIQEIMTVSRLAVKAAFLGLLGYGLYWMGRRATSLVLSLPAAQHCLQRASGAWPHK from the exons ATGGAGGGGCGGCAGGAGCCGCCGCCCGGCGAG GCTGACGCGGAGCCCGTCGTGACCTCAGGGGGTGCGGAGGTGGTGCCCAGAGCACTCCCCGGAGAACCCCAGGACCTGT CCGACGTGGACGCTTTCAACCTGCTCCTGGAGATGAAGCTGAAGAGGCGGCGAGAGCGGCCCGACCTGCCGCGCACGGTGACCGAGCTGGTGGCCGAGGACGGGAGCCGGGTGTACGTGGTGGGCACGGCCCACTTCAGCGACGACAGCAGGAAGGACGTGGTGAAG ACCATCCGGGAGGTGCAGCCCgacgtggtggtggtggagctctGCCAGTACCGCGTGTCCATGCTGAAGATGGACGAGCCCACGCTACTGCGTGAGGCCAAGGAGATCAGCCTGGAGAAGCTGCAGCAGGCCGTCAGGCAG aaCGGGGTCATGTCGGGACTGATGCAGATGCTGCTACTGAAGGTGTCGGCCCACATCACCGAGCAGCTGGGCATGGCCCCTGGCGGCGAGTTCAGGGAGGCCTTCAAAGAG GCCAGCAAGGTGCCTTTCTGCAAGTTCCACCTGGGTGACCGGCCCATCCCCGTCACCTTCAAGAGGGCCATCGCCGCCCTCTCCTTCTGGCAGAAGGTCAAGCTGGCCTGGGGTCTGTGTTTCCTGTCGGACCCGATCAG CAAGGATGACGTGGAGCGCTGCAAGCAGAAGGACCTGCTGGAGCAGATGATGGCCGAGATGGTCGGCGAGTTCCCCGACCTGCACCGCACCATCGTGTCTGAGCGCGACGTCTACCTGACCTACATGCTGAGGCAGGCGGCCCGGCGCCTGGAGCTGCCGCGCGCCTCTGATG ctgagcccaggaagTGCGTCCCCTCCGTGGTGGTGGGTGTGGTGGGCATGGGCCACGTCCCCGGCATCGAGAAGAACTGGACCACGGACCTCAACATCCAGGAGATCATGAC AGTGTCCCGCCTGGCCGTGAAGGCCGCCTTCTTGGGCCTGCTGGGTTACGGCCTGTACTGGATGGGGCGCCGCGCCACCAGCCTGGTCCTGTCCCTGCCCGCCGCCCAGCACTGCCTGCAGAGGGCCTCCGGGGCCTGGCCTCACAAGTAG
- the TRABD gene encoding traB domain-containing protein isoform X1, whose translation MEGRQEPPPGEADAEPVVTSGGAEVVPRALPGEPQDLSDVDAFNLLLEMKLKRRRERPDLPRTVTELVAEDGSRVYVVGTAHFSDDSRKDVVKTIREVQPDVVVVELCQYRVSMLKMDEPTLLREAKEISLEKLQQAVRQNGVMSGLMQMLLLKVSAHITEQLGMAPGGEFREAFKEASKVPFCKFHLGDRPIPVTFKRAIAALSFWQKVKLAWGLCFLSDPISKDDVERCKQKDLLEQMMAEMVGEFPDLHRTIVSERDVYLTYMLRQAARRLELPRASDAEPRKCVPSVVVGVVGMGHVPGIEKNWTTDLNIQEIMTVPPPSISGRVSRLAVKAAFLGLLGYGLYWMGRRATSLVLSLPAAQHCLQRASGAWPHK comes from the exons ATGGAGGGGCGGCAGGAGCCGCCGCCCGGCGAG GCTGACGCGGAGCCCGTCGTGACCTCAGGGGGTGCGGAGGTGGTGCCCAGAGCACTCCCCGGAGAACCCCAGGACCTGT CCGACGTGGACGCTTTCAACCTGCTCCTGGAGATGAAGCTGAAGAGGCGGCGAGAGCGGCCCGACCTGCCGCGCACGGTGACCGAGCTGGTGGCCGAGGACGGGAGCCGGGTGTACGTGGTGGGCACGGCCCACTTCAGCGACGACAGCAGGAAGGACGTGGTGAAG ACCATCCGGGAGGTGCAGCCCgacgtggtggtggtggagctctGCCAGTACCGCGTGTCCATGCTGAAGATGGACGAGCCCACGCTACTGCGTGAGGCCAAGGAGATCAGCCTGGAGAAGCTGCAGCAGGCCGTCAGGCAG aaCGGGGTCATGTCGGGACTGATGCAGATGCTGCTACTGAAGGTGTCGGCCCACATCACCGAGCAGCTGGGCATGGCCCCTGGCGGCGAGTTCAGGGAGGCCTTCAAAGAG GCCAGCAAGGTGCCTTTCTGCAAGTTCCACCTGGGTGACCGGCCCATCCCCGTCACCTTCAAGAGGGCCATCGCCGCCCTCTCCTTCTGGCAGAAGGTCAAGCTGGCCTGGGGTCTGTGTTTCCTGTCGGACCCGATCAG CAAGGATGACGTGGAGCGCTGCAAGCAGAAGGACCTGCTGGAGCAGATGATGGCCGAGATGGTCGGCGAGTTCCCCGACCTGCACCGCACCATCGTGTCTGAGCGCGACGTCTACCTGACCTACATGCTGAGGCAGGCGGCCCGGCGCCTGGAGCTGCCGCGCGCCTCTGATG ctgagcccaggaagTGCGTCCCCTCCGTGGTGGTGGGTGTGGTGGGCATGGGCCACGTCCCCGGCATCGAGAAGAACTGGACCACGGACCTCAACATCCAGGAGATCATGAC cGTCCCCCCGCCGTCCATCTCCGGCAGAGTGTCCCGCCTGGCCGTGAAGGCCGCCTTCTTGGGCCTGCTGGGTTACGGCCTGTACTGGATGGGGCGCCGCGCCACCAGCCTGGTCCTGTCCCTGCCCGCCGCCCAGCACTGCCTGCAGAGGGCCTCCGGGGCCTGGCCTCACAAGTAG